One genomic window of Cetobacterium ceti includes the following:
- a CDS encoding BglG family transcription antiterminator translates to MLNSNIVKLFELLQRDKMTLEEITKALNLKERTVYQYINILNNYLEDDNLNKINKVGKTFFIDTMDLEIKNQFLEKYSSLTPEERRDYLCAKILLKDSLDLNIEKDILDISKSTLSTDLKIISNFLKENNLSVLIDYPFMGVNGEEKYIQKILFEKLTKLSFEESNLKKVLNNFLTFVFSNINLNKLFFVYSKLFEKYDIYPSNYIFVVFMVLKGINNHRYSLEVFKEELSTIDFCDYIEFKNEVLEFLESNLHEDFKQIEGEFIALSLYNTLMGFHKQREIEKFEEFLKNVHMEIFKSGDFLSQNIIQFLRTKIMTGLFKVNLNIVENLNFTLPVKKTKLNLLSKISQICEKIYGHLHQEDLLDISGIIYPDYLKYLKSKVEKKKIAIVFKYQSGYFLKRIENTLRTDYKIEDISVVPWVYFLSHKNHNFDIIISDVSIITGRKSILIDIFNIEGSLEALLEKV, encoded by the coding sequence ATGTTAAATAGCAATATTGTAAAATTATTTGAACTTCTTCAAAGGGATAAAATGACCCTTGAAGAGATTACAAAGGCTCTTAACCTAAAGGAAAGAACCGTCTATCAATATATAAATATACTTAATAACTATCTTGAAGATGATAATTTAAATAAAATAAATAAGGTTGGAAAGACCTTTTTCATAGATACAATGGATTTAGAAATTAAAAATCAATTTTTAGAGAAATACTCCTCTTTAACTCCAGAGGAACGAAGAGATTACCTCTGTGCAAAAATACTTTTAAAAGATTCCTTAGATTTAAATATTGAAAAGGATATTTTAGATATATCTAAAAGCACCCTTAGTACAGACCTTAAAATCATTTCTAACTTTTTAAAAGAGAATAACCTCTCTGTTCTTATTGATTACCCCTTTATGGGTGTCAATGGAGAGGAAAAATATATTCAAAAGATTTTATTTGAAAAATTAACTAAACTTTCCTTTGAAGAAAGTAACTTGAAAAAGGTTTTAAATAATTTTTTAACCTTTGTCTTTTCAAATATAAATTTAAATAAGCTTTTCTTTGTTTACTCAAAACTTTTTGAAAAATATGATATTTATCCCTCTAACTATATTTTTGTAGTTTTCATGGTTTTAAAGGGAATAAATAACCATAGATACTCCCTTGAAGTTTTTAAAGAGGAACTTTCAACTATAGATTTCTGTGACTATATTGAATTTAAAAATGAAGTTTTAGAATTTTTAGAAAGTAATTTACATGAGGATTTTAAACAAATAGAGGGTGAGTTTATAGCCCTATCCCTTTACAATACCCTAATGGGATTTCATAAACAAAGGGAAATTGAAAAGTTTGAAGAGTTTTTAAAAAATGTTCATATGGAAATTTTTAAAAGTGGAGATTTCCTATCTCAAAATATTATTCAATTTTTAAGAACTAAGATTATGACAGGGCTTTTTAAGGTTAATTTAAATATAGTTGAAAATTTAAATTTCACCCTTCCTGTAAAAAAAACTAAACTTAATCTTTTAAGTAAAATTTCTCAAATATGCGAAAAAATTTATGGGCATCTTCACCAAGAAGACCTCTTAGATATTTCAGGAATTATCTACCCTGATTATTTAAAATATTTAAAATCTAAGGTTGAGAAAAAGAAAATTGCCATAGTTTTTAAATATCAAAGTGGATACTTTCTGAAAAGAATAGAGAATACCCTAAGAACAGATTATAAAATTGAGGATATATCCGTGGTTCCTTGGGTATATTTTTTAAGTCATAAAAATCATAATTTTGATATTATTATTTCTGATGTGTCCATTATCACAGGAAGAAAAAGTATTCTAATAGATATTTTCAATATTGAAGGATCCCTAGAGGCTCTATTAGAAAAAGTTTAA
- a CDS encoding MipA/OmpV family protein encodes MKKILILLGALTVLSTTALGNKTGVGLGVGVANSLYKGIDSKAYPIPLFDIEYGNFYVAGTDIGYKMWQNDMYTLSFFANPLEGYRVKASDMEEGYKDIEDRDLQFMGGLRLDADTGLMGIKTAVALSGGQHGAKGRLGFYKPYSVTEKFVIVPGIHSIYYSKDFTDYYFGVDSKELGSNRKDNYKLTSTYSPDSAYSVGINIVGEYRFRDNLAMSFFVGAEKFSKEIGDSPLVDEDYIIMGGTGIKYYF; translated from the coding sequence ATGAAAAAAATATTAATTTTATTAGGTGCGTTAACTGTTTTAAGTACAACAGCCCTAGGAAATAAAACTGGAGTTGGATTAGGTGTAGGAGTTGCTAATAGTTTATATAAGGGAATAGATAGCAAGGCTTACCCAATTCCACTATTTGACATAGAGTATGGGAATTTCTATGTTGCAGGAACAGATATAGGATATAAAATGTGGCAAAATGATATGTATACACTTTCCTTTTTTGCAAATCCTTTAGAGGGATATAGAGTAAAAGCTAGTGATATGGAAGAGGGATATAAGGATATAGAAGATAGAGACCTTCAATTTATGGGTGGACTTCGTTTAGATGCAGATACTGGACTTATGGGGATAAAAACAGCAGTTGCATTATCAGGAGGACAACATGGAGCAAAGGGAAGATTAGGATTTTATAAACCTTACTCAGTGACAGAGAAATTTGTTATTGTTCCTGGAATTCACAGTATTTACTATTCTAAGGATTTTACAGACTATTACTTTGGAGTTGATTCAAAGGAATTAGGTTCTAATAGAAAGGATAATTATAAACTTACATCGACATATTCACCAGACTCAGCTTATTCTGTGGGAATAAACATAGTTGGAGAGTATAGATTTAGAGATAACCTAGCAATGTCATTCTTTGTAGGAGCTGAAAAGTTCTCTAAGGAAATAGGAGATTCTCCACTTGTTGATGAGGATTATATTATCATGGGAGGAACAGGAATAAAGTATTATTTCTAA